The following are encoded in a window of Paraburkholderia sp. HP33-1 genomic DNA:
- a CDS encoding formate dehydrogenase beta subunit, which yields MTRIYVPRDSSALALGADALVDAITTEAARRGIAIELIRNGSRGLLWLEPLVEVATPEGRIGYANVEVEDVAALFDSGFVDGGEHPRRVGVVNEIPYLKKQQRLTFARIGITDPLSIDDYVAHGGLEGLRRALQTDGDAACEALIESGLRGRGGAAFPAGIKWRTVRGAKAAQKYIVCNADEGDSGTFSDRLVMESDPYVLIEGMIIAGIVTGATVGYIYVRSEYPHSIATLEAAIARARQAGWLGDSVLSSPQRFELFVAKGAGSYVCGEETAMLESLEGKRGIVRAKPPVPALAGLYGQPTVINNAITLATVPIIFARGAAFYKDFGMGRSRGTLPFQLAGNIKRGGLVELAFGVTLRELLDDFGGGTASGRPARAVQVGGPLGTYLPESQWDIPMDYEAYAAIGAVIGHGGLVVHDDTSNLAELAQYAMHFCALESCGKCTPCRIGSTRGVEVIARIRDGDTSTRQVQLLRDLCDTMVSGSLCAMGGMTPYPVLSALDHFPEDFGLAADHPADHATKAAAA from the coding sequence GCCGATGCGCTGGTTGACGCCATCACGACTGAAGCCGCGCGCCGCGGCATTGCGATCGAACTGATCCGCAACGGTTCGCGCGGCTTGCTGTGGCTCGAACCGCTCGTCGAAGTCGCGACGCCCGAAGGCCGCATCGGCTATGCGAATGTCGAGGTGGAAGACGTCGCCGCGTTGTTCGACTCAGGCTTCGTTGACGGCGGCGAGCATCCGCGGCGCGTCGGCGTGGTCAACGAGATTCCGTATCTGAAGAAGCAGCAGCGCCTGACCTTTGCGCGGATCGGCATCACCGACCCGCTTTCCATCGACGACTACGTCGCACACGGCGGCCTCGAAGGGTTACGCCGCGCGCTGCAAACCGACGGCGACGCCGCCTGCGAAGCCCTGATCGAATCCGGCCTGCGCGGCCGCGGCGGCGCGGCCTTCCCGGCCGGGATCAAGTGGCGCACGGTGCGCGGCGCGAAGGCCGCACAGAAGTACATCGTCTGCAATGCCGACGAAGGCGACTCGGGAACCTTCTCCGATCGTCTCGTGATGGAAAGCGATCCATACGTGCTGATCGAAGGCATGATCATCGCGGGCATCGTGACCGGCGCGACCGTCGGCTATATCTATGTGCGCAGCGAATATCCGCACTCGATCGCGACGCTCGAAGCCGCCATCGCCCGGGCGCGTCAAGCCGGCTGGCTCGGCGACAGCGTACTCTCGAGCCCGCAGCGCTTCGAGCTGTTCGTCGCGAAAGGCGCGGGCTCTTACGTGTGCGGCGAGGAAACCGCGATGCTCGAATCGCTCGAAGGCAAGCGCGGCATCGTCCGTGCGAAGCCGCCGGTGCCCGCGCTCGCAGGTCTCTACGGCCAGCCCACCGTCATCAACAACGCGATCACGCTCGCCACGGTGCCGATCATCTTTGCGCGCGGCGCGGCGTTCTATAAGGACTTCGGCATGGGCCGCTCGCGCGGCACGCTGCCGTTCCAACTGGCCGGCAACATCAAGCGAGGCGGCCTCGTCGAACTCGCGTTCGGCGTGACGCTGCGCGAACTGCTCGACGACTTCGGCGGCGGCACCGCGAGCGGCCGCCCGGCGCGCGCGGTGCAGGTCGGCGGTCCGCTCGGCACGTATCTGCCCGAAAGCCAGTGGGACATTCCGATGGACTACGAAGCGTATGCGGCGATCGGCGCCGTAATCGGCCACGGTGGTCTCGTCGTGCATGACGACACGTCGAATCTCGCCGAGCTCGCGCAATACGCGATGCACTTCTGCGCGCTCGAATCGTGCGGCAAATGCACACCGTGCCGAATTGGCTCGACGCGCGGCGTCGAGGTGATCGCACGGATTCGCGATGGCGACACGTCGACGCGTCAGGTGCAATTGCTGCGCGATCTGTGCGACACGATGGTGTCGGGCTCGCTATGCGCGATGGGCGGCATGACGCCGTATCCGGTGCTGTCCGCGCTCGATCATTTCCCTGAAGACTTCGGTCTCGCCGCCGATCACCCTGCCGACCACGCCACCAAAGCGGCCGCGGCCTGA
- the fdhF gene encoding formate dehydrogenase subunit alpha, with protein MSDQFNSPAGGCGSGNCACKSQALDRAANPFFDDTDYGTPARHSDVDVTLEIDGQAVTVPAGTSVMRAAAEAGVNVPKLCATDSLEPFGSCRLCLVEIEGRKGYPASCTTPVEAGMKVRTQTDRLQTLRRNVMELYISDHPLDCLTCPANGDCELQDMAGVTGLREVRYGFDGANHLKDKKDESNPYFTYDPSKCIVCNRCVRACEETQGTFALTITGRGFESRVAASENQPFMDSECVSCGACVAACPTATLQEKSVVMLGQPEHSVVTTCAYCGVGCSFKAEMKGNQVVRMVPHKNGQANEGHACVKGRFAWGYATHKDRIKKPMIRAKITDPWREVSWDEAISYAASEFRRIQAKHGRDSIGGITSSRCTNEETYLVQKLVRAAFGNNNVDTCARVCHSPTGYGLKTTLGESAGTQTFASVEKADVIMVIGANPTDGHPVFASRLKRRVREGAKLIVVDPRRIDLVDTPHVKASHHLQLRPGTNVAVVNALAHVIVTEGLLNEAFIAARCEARAFEQWRDFVALPENSPEATEAATGVPAQQVREAARIYATGGNAAIYYGLGVTEHAQGSTMVIGIANLAMATGNVGREGVGVNPLRGQNNVQGSCDMGSFPHELPGYRHIGDTLVRTQFENAWHVTLQPEPGLRIPNMFDAALHGSFKGLYCQGEDIVQSDPNTHHVAAALSSMECIVVQDIFLNETAKYAHVLLPGSSFLEKDGTFTNAERRISRVRKVMPPLGGYADWEVTVLLSHALGYEMDYAHPSEIMDEIARLTPTFHGVSYQKLDEMGSIQWPCNEDAPDGTPTMHVDTFVRGKGKFVITKFIASPEKVTRKYPLLLTTGRILSQYNVGAQTRRTDNSLWHDEDRLELHPHDAEERGIKTGDWVGIESRAGQTVLRAKVTERMQPGVVYTTFHFPESGANVITTDSSDWATNCPEYKVTAVQVMPVEQPSQWQKDYSRFNSEQLDLLKRRELANAAAVVTAGK; from the coding sequence ATGTCCGATCAGTTCAACTCCCCCGCCGGCGGCTGCGGCTCAGGCAACTGCGCGTGCAAGTCGCAAGCGCTGGACCGCGCCGCCAACCCCTTCTTCGACGACACCGATTACGGCACCCCGGCCCGCCACTCGGACGTCGACGTAACGCTCGAAATCGACGGCCAGGCGGTGACCGTGCCCGCCGGCACGTCGGTGATGCGCGCGGCGGCCGAAGCCGGCGTCAACGTGCCGAAGCTGTGCGCGACCGATTCGCTCGAACCGTTCGGCTCGTGCCGGCTGTGTCTCGTCGAGATCGAAGGCCGCAAAGGCTACCCCGCATCGTGCACGACGCCGGTCGAAGCCGGCATGAAGGTGCGCACCCAGACCGACCGTCTGCAGACGCTGCGCCGCAATGTGATGGAGCTGTACATCTCCGACCATCCGCTCGACTGCCTGACCTGCCCCGCCAATGGCGACTGCGAACTGCAGGACATGGCGGGCGTGACCGGCCTGCGTGAAGTGCGCTACGGCTTCGACGGCGCGAACCATCTGAAGGACAAGAAGGACGAATCGAATCCGTACTTCACGTACGACCCGTCGAAGTGCATCGTCTGCAATCGCTGCGTGCGCGCGTGCGAGGAAACCCAGGGCACGTTCGCGCTGACGATCACCGGACGCGGCTTCGAATCGCGCGTCGCGGCCAGCGAGAACCAGCCGTTCATGGACTCGGAATGCGTGTCGTGCGGCGCGTGCGTCGCCGCGTGCCCGACCGCGACCTTGCAGGAAAAGTCCGTCGTGATGCTCGGCCAGCCCGAGCACTCGGTCGTCACCACCTGTGCGTATTGCGGCGTCGGCTGCTCGTTCAAGGCCGAGATGAAGGGCAACCAGGTCGTGCGGATGGTGCCGCACAAGAACGGCCAGGCCAACGAAGGCCATGCGTGCGTGAAGGGGCGCTTCGCATGGGGCTACGCGACGCACAAGGACCGTATCAAGAAGCCGATGATCCGCGCGAAGATCACCGACCCGTGGCGCGAAGTCAGCTGGGACGAAGCGATCTCGTATGCGGCGTCGGAATTCCGCCGCATCCAGGCGAAGCATGGGCGCGATTCGATCGGCGGCATCACGTCGTCGCGCTGCACGAACGAGGAAACCTATCTCGTGCAGAAGCTCGTGCGCGCCGCGTTCGGCAACAACAACGTCGACACCTGCGCGCGCGTCTGCCATTCGCCGACCGGCTATGGTCTGAAAACGACGCTCGGCGAATCGGCGGGCACGCAGACGTTCGCCTCTGTCGAGAAAGCCGACGTGATCATGGTGATCGGCGCGAATCCGACCGACGGCCACCCGGTGTTCGCCTCGCGTCTGAAGCGGCGCGTGCGCGAGGGCGCGAAACTGATCGTCGTCGATCCGCGCCGGATCGACCTCGTCGATACGCCGCACGTGAAGGCGTCGCATCATCTGCAATTGCGGCCCGGCACCAACGTCGCGGTCGTCAACGCGCTCGCGCATGTGATCGTCACGGAAGGCCTGCTCAACGAAGCGTTCATCGCCGCGCGCTGCGAAGCGCGCGCGTTCGAGCAATGGCGCGACTTCGTCGCGCTGCCGGAGAACTCGCCCGAAGCGACCGAAGCCGCGACCGGCGTGCCCGCCCAACAGGTGCGCGAAGCGGCCCGCATCTATGCGACCGGCGGCAATGCCGCGATCTACTACGGTCTCGGTGTCACCGAACACGCGCAAGGCTCGACGATGGTGATCGGCATCGCAAACCTTGCGATGGCGACCGGCAACGTCGGCCGTGAGGGTGTCGGCGTGAATCCGCTGCGCGGCCAGAACAACGTGCAGGGCTCGTGCGACATGGGCTCGTTCCCGCACGAGTTGCCGGGCTATCGCCACATCGGCGATACGCTCGTGCGCACGCAGTTCGAAAACGCATGGCACGTCACGCTGCAACCGGAACCGGGCCTGCGCATTCCCAACATGTTCGATGCCGCGCTGCACGGCAGCTTCAAGGGCCTCTACTGCCAGGGTGAGGACATCGTGCAGTCGGACCCGAACACGCATCATGTGGCGGCGGCGCTGTCGTCGATGGAATGCATCGTCGTTCAGGACATCTTCCTGAACGAGACCGCCAAGTACGCGCACGTGCTGCTGCCCGGTTCGTCGTTCCTCGAAAAGGACGGCACGTTCACCAATGCCGAGCGCCGCATCTCGCGCGTGCGCAAGGTGATGCCGCCGCTTGGCGGTTACGCGGACTGGGAAGTCACGGTGCTGCTGTCGCACGCGCTCGGCTACGAGATGGACTATGCGCATCCGTCCGAGATCATGGACGAAATCGCGCGGCTCACACCGACCTTCCACGGCGTGTCGTATCAGAAGCTCGACGAAATGGGCAGCATCCAGTGGCCATGCAACGAAGACGCGCCCGACGGCACGCCGACGATGCACGTCGATACCTTCGTGCGCGGCAAGGGCAAGTTCGTGATCACGAAGTTCATCGCGTCGCCGGAAAAGGTCACGCGCAAATATCCGCTGCTGCTGACGACCGGCCGCATCCTGTCGCAGTACAACGTCGGCGCGCAGACGCGCCGCACCGACAACTCGCTCTGGCATGACGAAGACCGGCTCGAACTGCATCCGCACGACGCGGAGGAACGCGGCATCAAAACCGGCGACTGGGTCGGCATCGAATCGCGCGCGGGACAGACCGTGTTGCGCGCGAAGGTGACGGAGCGGATGCAGCCGGGCGTCGTCTATACGACGTTCCACTTCCCCGAATCGGGCGCGAACGTCATCACGACCGACAGCTCCGACTGGGCGACCAACTGCCCGGAATACAAGGTGACTGCGGTGCAGGTGATGCCGGTGGAGCAGCCGTCGCAATGGCAGAAGGACTATTCGCGCTTCAATAGCGAACAGCTCGACCTGCTGAAGCGGCGCGAGCTGGCCAACGCGGCCGCGGTCGTCACCGCGGGCAAGTGA
- a CDS encoding formate dehydrogenase subunit delta has product MDKRNLIDMANRIGDFFESMPDHEEALTGVAEHIRRTWEPRMRRALLATLDEAPDTYGIALSNFTREAIVRYRQKLTPAEVPAA; this is encoded by the coding sequence ATGGACAAACGGAATCTGATCGACATGGCGAACCGGATCGGCGACTTCTTCGAGTCGATGCCCGATCACGAGGAAGCGCTGACCGGCGTCGCCGAGCATATCCGTCGTACCTGGGAGCCGCGCATGCGGCGCGCGCTGCTCGCGACGCTCGACGAAGCTCCGGACACATATGGCATTGCGCTATCGAACTTCACGCGCGAGGCGATCGTCAGGTATCGCCAGAAGTTGACGCCGGCGGAGGTGCCGGCGGCCTGA
- a CDS encoding FAD-dependent monooxygenase, translating into MDAAAYDASPVLIVGAGPTGLAAAMSLARAHIPVRLIDKAPRPNPYSRAIGIQARTLELLEQHRLIEPFLELGHRARVVNLFSNGMRLAQLDFDPLHTRYPYLLFLDQSVTERLLTEHLATLGVTVERGVELIAFMQGSASVQTTLRRADGRTEAMRPSYLIAADGAHSSIRHRLGLNFEGKTFEQSFLLADLHAETDWPDDEFHIFASGDGLVALFPLGHGRHRLIADHAVETSGNAAPSTPAGSGEAPLDAAPAPSLEQCQALIAQRVRERVDVSDLAWSAYFHVNSRMVDRLRVGRIFLAGDAAHVHSPAGAQGMNTGIQEALNLGWKLARVIGGAAPDRLLDTYHAERHPIERDVLRQTGFIMQMAEADHGPLKLLRERVMPVLAALGPLRDAARATISELSIQYRRSPLTLERVLDGGPRAGERAPDALVHVVDGPLGRAPGVGCIFDLHDPAFFSLFLLVPPLPVDDAPLDPAAKHEPPPDPEVEKLVAEVERLLPNAVRIWRITDTSGDGGPALAESYGRTRPSFYLVRPDGYISARGRTGSDLYGLVRHCEAWFAVGGEIPEQATL; encoded by the coding sequence ATGGACGCTGCCGCCTATGACGCGTCGCCGGTGCTGATCGTCGGGGCCGGTCCCACCGGACTTGCCGCAGCGATGAGTCTCGCGCGCGCCCATATCCCCGTGCGTCTGATCGACAAGGCCCCGCGGCCGAATCCGTACTCGCGCGCAATCGGCATACAGGCGCGCACGCTCGAACTGCTCGAGCAGCATCGGCTGATCGAACCTTTTCTCGAGCTCGGCCATCGCGCGCGCGTCGTGAATCTGTTTTCGAACGGCATGCGCCTTGCGCAACTCGATTTCGATCCGCTACACACGCGCTATCCCTATCTGCTGTTTCTCGACCAGTCGGTGACGGAGCGGCTCCTGACCGAGCATCTGGCGACGCTCGGCGTGACGGTCGAGCGCGGCGTCGAGCTGATCGCGTTCATGCAAGGCTCCGCGAGCGTTCAGACGACCCTGCGCCGCGCGGACGGCCGCACGGAAGCCATGCGCCCGTCGTATCTGATCGCGGCCGACGGCGCACACAGTTCGATTCGCCATCGCCTCGGCCTGAACTTCGAGGGCAAGACCTTCGAGCAGTCCTTCCTGCTCGCCGACCTGCACGCCGAAACCGACTGGCCCGACGACGAGTTTCATATCTTCGCGTCGGGCGACGGTCTCGTGGCGCTGTTTCCGCTGGGCCACGGCCGCCATCGTCTGATCGCCGATCACGCGGTCGAGACGTCCGGCAACGCCGCGCCATCGACGCCCGCGGGGTCCGGCGAAGCGCCACTCGACGCGGCGCCGGCGCCTTCGCTCGAGCAATGCCAGGCACTGATCGCGCAACGCGTGCGCGAGCGCGTCGACGTGTCGGATCTCGCGTGGTCGGCCTATTTCCACGTGAATAGCCGAATGGTCGATCGGCTGCGCGTGGGCCGCATCTTCCTCGCCGGCGATGCCGCGCACGTGCACAGTCCTGCGGGCGCGCAGGGCATGAACACCGGCATCCAGGAAGCGCTCAACCTTGGATGGAAGCTCGCGCGCGTGATCGGCGGCGCGGCGCCGGATCGCCTGCTCGACACCTATCATGCCGAACGGCATCCGATCGAGCGCGACGTGTTGCGGCAAACCGGCTTCATCATGCAGATGGCGGAGGCCGATCACGGTCCGCTGAAGCTGCTGCGCGAGCGCGTGATGCCGGTGCTGGCCGCGCTCGGTCCGCTACGCGATGCCGCGCGCGCGACGATCAGTGAGCTGTCCATTCAATACCGGCGCAGTCCGCTGACGCTCGAACGCGTGCTCGACGGCGGCCCACGCGCGGGCGAGCGCGCGCCGGACGCGCTCGTGCATGTGGTCGACGGTCCGCTCGGGCGCGCGCCCGGCGTCGGCTGCATTTTCGATCTGCACGATCCGGCGTTCTTCTCGCTGTTTCTGCTGGTGCCGCCGCTGCCCGTCGACGACGCGCCGCTCGATCCCGCCGCGAAACATGAGCCGCCACCGGACCCCGAAGTTGAAAAGCTGGTTGCAGAGGTCGAGCGGCTGCTGCCGAACGCGGTGCGCATCTGGCGCATCACCGATACGAGCGGCGACGGCGGTCCGGCGCTGGCCGAATCGTATGGGCGTACGCGGCCGTCGTTTTATCTGGTGCGGCCGGATGGCTATATCAGCGCACGCGGACGCACGGGCTCGGACCTCTACGGTCTGGTGCGGCACTGCGAGGCGTGGTTTGCGGTGGGGGGAGAGATACCGGAGCAGGCGACGTTGTGA
- a CDS encoding tetratricopeptide repeat protein, giving the protein MQPVFDRAFAAHRDGRLDDADRDYRATLEHNPSHVDALHLLGVLRHQQGQHAEAAALVRRAVDLRPEDAALQLNLGNALRALGQIDAAIEQFRNALTLAPTFPMAHYNLGNAYASQGRHEDAADAFERSLRLQPDDASSHNNLGNALHALGRHAAAIASFRRALELRPGHAGALNNMGMSLNALDRPDEAVPCFEAALAAEPRFVAAHFNLANTFDATGRHAQAVAAFEAALRLQPNLPPAIYGIGNALAALGRAEQALPYLERSVGLDPQFALAWLALGTAHQALGAHAAAVRALDQALRLRPDLASAHMNRALAWLAMRDFERGLPEYEWRLQTVAQAAIQTLPRWHGESIEAHTLLIHAEQGFGDTLQFVRFVPFAALRAARVVLEVQPQLLPLLAPVAQAWRVTLIAQGEPRPAADLQIPLLSLPLALGTHYDTIPARTPYLTVPPAYGRKWRGSLGGQAKRKIGLAWSGRIQRNETRTMPLAALEPLFALDGIDWIVLQPDLSDDERATLDAHPRAAAIHRFDTRIGDFADTAAIVERLDAVVSIDTSIAHLAGALRKPLWLMLPFAADWRWFDRDTRSPWYPGATLVRQPRPNAWDEVVEVVANELRHA; this is encoded by the coding sequence ATGCAACCTGTATTTGACCGCGCGTTCGCGGCACATCGTGACGGCCGCCTCGACGACGCCGACCGCGACTACCGCGCCACGCTCGAGCACAACCCTAGCCACGTCGACGCGCTGCATCTGCTCGGCGTGCTGCGCCACCAGCAGGGACAGCACGCCGAAGCCGCGGCGCTCGTGCGGCGCGCGGTCGACCTGCGCCCCGAAGACGCGGCGCTGCAACTGAACCTCGGCAATGCGCTGAGGGCGCTCGGCCAGATCGACGCCGCCATCGAGCAGTTCCGCAACGCGCTGACGCTCGCGCCGACGTTCCCGATGGCGCATTACAACCTCGGCAATGCCTATGCGTCGCAGGGCCGTCACGAAGACGCCGCTGATGCGTTCGAACGCTCGCTGCGCCTGCAGCCGGACGACGCGTCGTCGCACAACAACCTTGGCAACGCGCTGCACGCGCTCGGCCGCCACGCGGCCGCGATCGCGTCGTTCCGGCGCGCGCTCGAATTGCGCCCCGGTCACGCGGGCGCGCTGAACAACATGGGCATGTCGCTGAACGCGCTCGATCGGCCGGACGAGGCGGTGCCCTGCTTCGAGGCCGCGCTCGCCGCCGAGCCGCGCTTCGTCGCCGCGCACTTCAATCTCGCGAATACGTTCGACGCGACCGGCCGCCATGCGCAAGCCGTCGCGGCCTTTGAAGCGGCGCTGCGTTTGCAGCCGAACCTGCCGCCCGCGATCTACGGCATCGGCAACGCGCTCGCAGCGCTCGGCCGTGCCGAACAGGCCCTGCCGTATCTGGAGCGCTCGGTCGGCCTTGACCCGCAATTCGCGCTCGCGTGGCTCGCTCTCGGCACCGCGCACCAGGCGCTCGGCGCGCATGCGGCTGCCGTGCGCGCGCTCGATCAGGCGTTGCGGCTGCGTCCCGATCTCGCGTCCGCGCATATGAACCGTGCGCTCGCATGGCTCGCGATGCGCGACTTCGAGCGCGGGCTGCCCGAATACGAATGGCGCTTGCAGACCGTCGCGCAAGCGGCAATCCAGACGTTGCCGCGCTGGCACGGCGAATCGATCGAAGCGCACACGCTGCTGATCCATGCCGAACAGGGTTTCGGCGACACGCTGCAGTTCGTGCGCTTCGTACCGTTCGCAGCGCTTCGCGCCGCGCGCGTCGTGCTCGAAGTGCAGCCACAATTGTTACCGCTGCTCGCGCCCGTCGCGCAGGCATGGCGCGTGACGCTGATCGCGCAAGGCGAGCCGCGCCCCGCCGCCGATCTGCAGATTCCGCTGCTGAGCCTGCCGCTCGCGCTCGGCACACACTACGACACGATTCCCGCACGCACGCCGTATCTGACCGTGCCGCCGGCCTATGGCCGGAAATGGCGCGGCTCGCTCGGCGGTCAGGCGAAGCGCAAGATCGGGCTCGCGTGGTCGGGGCGCATCCAGCGCAACGAAACACGGACGATGCCGCTCGCCGCACTCGAGCCGCTGTTCGCGCTCGACGGCATCGACTGGATCGTGCTGCAGCCTGATCTGTCCGATGACGAACGCGCGACGCTCGACGCGCATCCGCGCGCCGCGGCGATCCATCGCTTCGACACACGCATCGGCGACTTCGCGGATACCGCGGCGATCGTCGAGCGGCTCGACGCGGTCGTGTCGATCGACACGTCGATCGCCCACCTCGCGGGCGCGCTGCGCAAACCGCTATGGCTGATGCTGCCGTTCGCCGCCGACTGGCGCTGGTTCGACCGCGACACGCGCAGCCCGTGGTATCCCGGTGCGACGCTCGTGCGTCAGCCGCGACCGAACGCGTGGGATGAAGTCGTCGAGGTGGTCGCCAACGAGTTGCGGCACGCTTAG
- a CDS encoding MFS transporter → MSTATHAASAKEESKFKTVFRVVSGNFLEMYDFMVYGYYASAIAKTYFPSGSDFASLMLSLSVFGAGFLMRPLGAIVLGAYIDHHGRRKGLILTLSLMALGTLTVAGIPGYATIGLVAPVLVLLGRLLQGFSAGAELGGVSVYLSEIATKGNKGFYCSWQSGSQQVAVVFAALIGVVLNKILPADQMFAWGWRVPFLIGCLIVPFLFFIRRSLQETEEFTARKHRPGMGEILKSMLANYPIVLGGMGMVIMTTVSFYMITAYTPTFGKEVLKLSAIDTLVVTVCVGISNLIWLPLSGALSDRIGRRPVLLAFTILTILTAYPALQWLVADPSFARLLAVQLWLSFLYGSYNGAMVVALTEVMPVEVRTAGFSLAYSLATTIGGFTPAIATLLIHVTSNKAAPGLVLGVAAICGLLATLFLYRTPESRNQYRAA, encoded by the coding sequence ATGTCTACTGCGACCCACGCCGCTTCCGCCAAGGAAGAATCCAAGTTCAAGACAGTGTTCCGCGTCGTCAGCGGCAACTTTCTTGAGATGTACGACTTCATGGTCTATGGCTACTACGCCTCGGCGATTGCCAAGACCTATTTCCCGAGCGGCAGCGATTTCGCATCGCTGATGCTGTCGCTGTCGGTGTTCGGCGCGGGCTTCCTGATGCGTCCGCTTGGCGCGATCGTGCTTGGCGCTTACATCGATCATCACGGCCGCCGCAAAGGCCTAATCCTCACGCTGAGCCTGATGGCGCTCGGTACGCTGACGGTCGCGGGGATACCGGGCTACGCGACCATCGGGCTCGTAGCGCCCGTGCTCGTGCTGCTCGGCCGGCTGCTGCAAGGCTTCTCGGCCGGCGCCGAGCTCGGCGGCGTGTCGGTGTATCTGTCGGAGATCGCGACGAAGGGCAACAAGGGCTTCTATTGCTCGTGGCAGTCGGGCAGCCAGCAGGTCGCGGTGGTGTTCGCCGCGCTGATCGGCGTGGTGCTCAACAAGATTCTGCCCGCCGACCAGATGTTCGCCTGGGGCTGGCGCGTGCCGTTCCTGATCGGCTGTCTGATCGTGCCGTTCCTGTTCTTCATCCGCCGCTCGCTGCAGGAAACCGAGGAGTTCACGGCGCGCAAGCATCGTCCGGGCATGGGCGAGATCCTGAAGTCGATGCTCGCGAACTATCCGATCGTGCTGGGCGGCATGGGCATGGTCATCATGACGACCGTGTCGTTCTACATGATCACCGCGTATACGCCGACCTTCGGCAAGGAAGTGCTGAAGCTGTCGGCGATCGACACGCTCGTCGTCACCGTGTGCGTCGGTATCTCGAACCTGATCTGGCTGCCGCTCTCGGGCGCGCTGTCGGACCGCATCGGCCGTCGTCCGGTGCTGCTCGCGTTCACGATCCTGACGATCCTCACCGCGTATCCGGCGCTGCAATGGCTCGTCGCCGATCCGTCCTTCGCGCGTCTGCTCGCCGTGCAGCTGTGGCTGTCGTTCCTTTACGGCAGCTATAACGGCGCGATGGTCGTCGCGCTGACCGAAGTGATGCCGGTCGAGGTGCGCACCGCTGGTTTCTCGCTCGCGTACAGTCTCGCGACGACGATTGGCGGCTTTACCCCGGCTATCGCCACGCTGCTGATCCACGTGACGAGCAACAAGGCAGCGCCGGGTCTGGTCCTTGGCGTGGCGGCGATCTGCGGTCTGCTCGCGACGCTGTTCCTGTACCGCACGCCGGAGTCGCGCAATCAGTATCGGGCGGCCTGA
- a CDS encoding GNAT family N-acetyltransferase codes for MQTTPALSLRPATLEDAELIASIHSVSWQAAYRGLLPDAFLDGEVTRERAAYWAARLAAPGGERRIVLIAELAGKPTGFVCVERQPESAWGVLLDNLHALPAYQGIGVGKTLMRAAIEWARAQGEAQLYLYVLEGNTPAIGFYERHGWQFVGAEPDHIGGMDITALRYVYRLKP; via the coding sequence ATGCAAACCACCCCTGCTCTTTCCCTGCGCCCCGCCACGCTCGAGGACGCCGAGCTGATTGCGTCGATTCACAGCGTCAGCTGGCAAGCCGCCTACCGCGGTCTGTTGCCCGATGCGTTTCTCGATGGCGAAGTCACACGCGAACGCGCCGCCTATTGGGCAGCGCGTCTTGCGGCGCCGGGCGGCGAGCGCCGCATCGTGCTGATCGCCGAGCTGGCCGGCAAGCCGACCGGCTTCGTGTGTGTCGAGCGTCAGCCCGAGTCCGCGTGGGGCGTGCTGCTCGACAACCTGCATGCGCTGCCCGCCTATCAGGGCATCGGCGTCGGCAAAACGCTGATGCGCGCGGCCATTGAATGGGCGCGTGCGCAGGGCGAGGCGCAGCTGTATCTGTACGTGCTCGAGGGCAATACGCCGGCCATCGGCTTTTACGAGCGGCACGGCTGGCAGTTCGTCGGCGCGGAGCCCGATCATATCGGCGGCATGGATATCACCGCCTTGCGTTACGTGTACCGGCTGAAGCCTTGA